A window of Castanea sativa cultivar Marrone di Chiusa Pesio chromosome 1, ASM4071231v1 contains these coding sequences:
- the LOC142621665 gene encoding serine/threonine-protein kinase RIPK, with translation MTQKKITWKSIMLSCCTAPEAQKPVLKQNSFQRLSLSDMSNPSSPLSVDDLSNSLIGWTLHVFSLAELEVITNYFSWNNLLGEGGFGPVYKGFVDDKLKPGLEAQPVAVKVLDLEGLQGHREWLAEIVFLGQLRHLNLVKLIGYCSEEEHRLLVYEYMARGSLADQLFQRYSAALPWSIRMKIALGAAKGLAFLHEMDQPVIYRDFKTSNILLDSNYTAKLSDFGLAKDGLEGDDTHVTTSIMGTRGYAAPEYIMTGHLSTKSDVYGFGVVLLELLTGKEAMDKTLCCRGLSLVQWARPQLKDLKKLDHVLDPRLEGRFSIKGAQRAATLAYKCLSNHPKPRPTMSDVVKILETLQDFDTVFLENLVYVAPGESLSGDDFGKEFKIEAERKVDDNEESGQYQHGRKDHIKLSVFGSLSRFYSK, from the exons ATGACTCAGAAGAAGATTACATGGAAGTCTATCATGTTAAGTTGTTGCACAGCGCCAGAAGCTCAAAAACCAGTTTTGAAACAAAATTCTTTTCAGAGGCTATCCCTCTCGGACATGAGCAATCCCAGCTCTCCACTCTCTGTTGATGATCTATCAAATTCCCTTATTGGCTGGACCCTTCATGTATTTTCTTTGGCTGAGCTAGAGGTCATAACAAATTATTTCTCATGGAATAATCTACTTGGTGAAGGAGGGTTTGGACCAGTGTACAAGGGATTTGTTGATGACAAACTTAAGCCTGGCTTGGAGGCTCAGCCTGTAGCCGTGAAGGTTTTGGACTTGGAAGGTTTGCAAGGCCATAGGGAGTGGCTG GCAGAAATAGTCTTTCTTGGGCAGCTAAGGCATTTAAATCTAGTTAAGTTGATTGGATATTGTAGTGAGGAAGAGCACAGGCTTCTAGTCTATGAATACATGGCAAGAGGCAGCTTAGCAGATCAACTATTTCAAA GATACTCTGCTGCCTTGCCATGGTCAATTAGGATGAAGATTGCATTGGGAGCAGCTAAGGGTCTAGCTTTCCTCCATGAAATGGATCAACCAGTTATATACCGggattttaaaacttcaaacATTTTATTGGACTCG AATTATACAGCTAAACTCTCAGACTTTGGACTTGCAAAGGATGGTCTGGAAGGAGATGACACACATGTAACAACAAGCATAATGGGCACGCGAGGCTATGCTGCCCCCGAGTACATCATGACAG GCCACTTATCGACCAAGAGTGATGTGTACGGCTTTGGAGTAGTTTTGCTAGAGCTGCTAACAGGAAAAGAGGCAATGGATAAGACCCTCTGCTGCCGAGGGTTGAGCCTTGTGCAATGGGCTAGACCTCAGTTGAAGGACCTGAAAAAGCTTGACCATGTCTTAGACCCAAGACTAGAAGGGCGGTTTTCTATCAAAGGGGCTCAAAGGGCAGCTACATTGGCCTACAAATGTTTGAGCAATCATCCAAAGCCTAGGCCCACTATGAGTGATGTGGTCAAGATCTTGGAGACTCTTCAGGACTTTGACACTGTGTTCCTAGAAAACCTTGTGTATGTAGCACCAGGTGAAAGTCTTAGTGGAGATGATTTTGGGAAGGAGTTTAAAATAGAAGCTGAGAGAAAAGTTGATGACAATGAAGAGAGTGGACAATACCAACATGGTCGGAAAGATCATATCAAATTGTCTGTCTTTGGTAGCCTGTCCAGATTCTACTCAAAGTAA